From Tepidisphaeraceae bacterium, a single genomic window includes:
- a CDS encoding PQQ-dependent sugar dehydrogenase produces MPRLSLCVSLVLALGMAAVAPAQESGKERLPDLKTSDYTLAADVFVDNVKSPWSIAFIDGKQALVTEKSGPVRMVIDGKLQPEPVRGTPTVNPGGQGGMMDVAIDPDYADNGWIYLSYSHSPGEETKGPAMTRIVRGKIADNAWTEQQVLWEAKPEHYRSGGVHFGCRIVFDKAGHLYFAMGDRGAQKMAQDITLPNGKVHRINRDGSIPSDNPFVGKSDAYESIFSYGNRNPQGMAIDPMTDKLWATEHGPLGGDELNLIESGNNYGWPVITYGKNYSGTPITDITEKQGMEQPVVNWTPSPAMCGLDFVTGDLLPKWNNNLLAGALKFQEVKRLVLEGDKVVTEEVIVKDMGRVRDVVVGPDGAIYVVLNGPDRVVRLSPK; encoded by the coding sequence ATGCCCCGATTATCGCTTTGCGTCTCGCTGGTGTTGGCTCTCGGAATGGCGGCGGTTGCCCCTGCGCAGGAGAGTGGGAAGGAACGGTTGCCCGACCTGAAGACCAGCGACTACACGCTGGCGGCGGACGTGTTCGTCGACAACGTGAAGTCTCCGTGGTCGATCGCGTTTATCGATGGCAAGCAGGCGCTGGTGACGGAGAAATCCGGGCCGGTGCGAATGGTGATCGACGGGAAGCTGCAGCCCGAGCCGGTGCGCGGCACGCCTACCGTCAACCCCGGCGGACAGGGCGGGATGATGGACGTGGCGATCGACCCCGACTACGCCGACAACGGGTGGATCTACCTTAGCTACAGCCACTCGCCGGGCGAGGAGACCAAGGGCCCCGCCATGACGCGCATCGTGCGCGGCAAGATCGCCGACAACGCCTGGACCGAGCAGCAGGTGCTGTGGGAAGCCAAGCCCGAGCACTACCGCAGCGGCGGCGTGCACTTCGGCTGCCGCATCGTCTTCGACAAGGCCGGCCATCTGTACTTCGCCATGGGCGACCGCGGGGCGCAGAAGATGGCGCAGGACATCACCCTGCCCAACGGCAAGGTGCACCGCATCAACCGCGACGGCTCGATCCCATCCGACAATCCGTTCGTCGGGAAATCGGATGCCTACGAATCGATCTTCAGCTACGGCAACCGCAACCCGCAGGGCATGGCGATCGACCCGATGACCGACAAGCTCTGGGCGACCGAACACGGCCCCTTGGGTGGCGATGAACTGAACCTGATCGAATCCGGCAACAACTACGGCTGGCCCGTCATCACCTACGGCAAGAACTACAGCGGCACGCCGATCACCGACATCACCGAGAAGCAAGGCATGGAACAGCCCGTCGTCAACTGGACCCCCAGCCCCGCCATGTGCGGCCTCGACTTCGTCACCGGCGACTTGCTGCCCAAGTGGAACAACAACCTGCTGGCCGGCGCCCTGAAGTTTCAAGAGGTGAAACGCCTGGTGCTGGAGGGGGACAAGGTGGTGACCGAAGAGGTGATCGTGAAGGACATGGGCCGCGTGCGCGACGTGGTGGTGGGACCGGACGGCGCCATCTACGTCGTGCTGAACGGGCCAGACCGCGTGGTACGGTTGAGCCCGAAGTAG
- a CDS encoding ring-cleaving dioxygenase, producing MQLAGIHHLTAVTRNAVGNKAFYTETLGLRLVKKTVNQDDTSAYHLFYADGDGSPGTDITFFDWPAATDHRGTHSIVRTGMRVASVASLQYWLERFTELNVKHGQIVQRVGRPTLDFEDPEGQRLSLTVDEKSAVSHPWVKSPVPAEHQIVGLGPITISVPDLTRTDAVLTKVMNMRHTREYPFSASDGSGGAVTVHVYEMGDGGPAAELHVAVEPELPVARLGAGGVHHVAFRVPTFDEYDAWNDRLRELGVRSSGPVDRFYFRSLYFREPNGILFELATDGPGFDADELKDTMGEKLALPPFLEPRRAQIEAGLKPL from the coding sequence ATGCAGCTGGCTGGAATCCATCATCTCACCGCCGTCACGCGCAACGCGGTGGGCAACAAGGCGTTCTACACGGAAACGCTGGGCCTGCGGCTTGTGAAGAAGACGGTAAACCAAGACGATACCTCGGCTTACCACCTGTTTTACGCCGACGGTGACGGGTCGCCCGGCACCGACATTACCTTCTTCGATTGGCCGGCGGCAACCGATCATCGGGGTACGCACAGCATCGTGCGCACCGGGATGCGGGTCGCCAGTGTGGCCAGCCTGCAGTATTGGCTGGAGCGCTTCACGGAGCTGAACGTGAAGCATGGCCAGATCGTCCAGCGGGTCGGTCGGCCGACGCTGGATTTTGAAGATCCGGAAGGCCAGCGGCTCAGCCTGACCGTTGACGAGAAGTCGGCCGTGTCGCACCCGTGGGTCAAGAGCCCGGTGCCCGCGGAACACCAGATCGTTGGGCTGGGTCCGATCACGATCAGCGTGCCGGACCTGACGCGGACCGACGCGGTGCTGACGAAGGTCATGAACATGCGTCACACCCGCGAGTACCCGTTCAGCGCCAGCGATGGCAGTGGCGGGGCGGTCACCGTTCACGTCTACGAGATGGGCGACGGTGGCCCGGCGGCCGAGCTGCACGTGGCGGTCGAGCCCGAGCTGCCGGTGGCGCGCCTTGGCGCCGGTGGCGTGCATCACGTTGCGTTCCGCGTGCCGACGTTCGACGAGTACGACGCGTGGAACGATCGCCTGCGTGAGCTGGGCGTGCGGTCGAGCGGGCCGGTGGATCGGTTCTACTTCCGCAGCCTCTACTTCCGCGAGCCGAACGGCATTCTGTTCGAACTCGCGACCGACGGGCCGGGGTTCGATGCGGATGAGCTCAAAGATACGATGGGCGAGAAGTTGGCGCTGCCCCCGTTCCTCGAACCGCGTCGGGCACAGATCGAGGCTGGTCTGAAGCCTCTGTAG
- a CDS encoding dienelactone hydrolase family protein encodes MKTLANDPHANAPIFTRGPAPEMAKAVLVMVHGRGASADSILSLYDVLDLPQIAAVAPEANGNTWYPQSFLAPLPANQPFLDSALNRIATVVDDLIARGVPSERIALLGFSQGACLTTEFVARHPRRYGAVMGLTGGLIGPQGTPRDYPGSLAGTPVFLGCGDPDMHIPFERVLETEAVFRRMGANVETRRYPGRPHTVSQDELEACRELLTRLVS; translated from the coding sequence ATGAAAACCCTTGCAAATGATCCACACGCAAATGCCCCAATCTTCACCCGCGGGCCGGCGCCGGAAATGGCGAAGGCCGTGCTCGTGATGGTCCATGGACGCGGCGCATCGGCTGACAGCATCCTCTCGTTGTACGATGTTCTGGACCTGCCCCAGATCGCCGCGGTCGCGCCGGAGGCGAATGGGAACACGTGGTACCCGCAGTCGTTCCTCGCGCCACTGCCAGCCAACCAGCCGTTCCTCGACTCGGCCTTGAACCGCATTGCGACCGTGGTGGACGACCTGATTGCGCGCGGCGTGCCGAGCGAGCGCATCGCGCTCCTGGGCTTCTCGCAAGGCGCCTGCCTCACCACCGAGTTCGTCGCCCGCCATCCACGCCGGTACGGCGCCGTCATGGGTCTGACCGGTGGCCTCATCGGCCCGCAAGGTACCCCGCGCGACTACCCGGGATCGCTCGCGGGCACGCCGGTGTTCCTTGGGTGCGGCGATCCGGACATGCACATCCCGTTCGAACGGGTGCTGGAGACGGAGGCCGTCTTCCGACGCATGGGCGCCAACGTTGAGACGCGCCGTTATCCCGGACGGCCGCACACGGTCAGTCAGGATGAACTGGAGGCATGCCGGGAGTTACTGACGCGTTTGGTCAGTTGA